The Sparus aurata chromosome 14, fSpaAur1.1, whole genome shotgun sequence region GCAAGGGAGGCTGCTCCTCTAATTTTGAGAGACAAGAGGGATAATATAGAAATTGGTAGAAGTAAattctcagtatcatttataaaatagtTTTTCTAGCTATTGGTGTAAAATAAGATGTTACGATGGGTGTTTCCCCCGTTTGGCctgatttttttctccagccACCCCCGGACTGTGTAGACTTACCTGGGTTGTGAGAAAAAATTATATTGAGAAGGTCCTGGTCTCCCCAGGTTATGTTGAGTTTGTACTTCTGAAGAAGAGGCATCAGCAGCTCCTCCCAGCGCAGCCCCACAGATGTCATGTCATTCTGTCAACATACACATGGATACAAAACAGTCACAAAGATGCCTTTATTGTATGTCAGGTGTTTGACAAGGTTCAAATTGGAATCCTTCCTCAGAGCTTAGTGCACAGCAACTGCAATCGAAGGAGGACATCTTGTGGCTAAGAAACGTATTACACCGCTACAATAAACCAAACATGACTGACCAGTCAAATGTCAATGTTCAGTCTTACCTTGAAGAAAAAGCTCCTCATTCTTGTCATGTTCATCAGCATGACTCCTGAGTTGATGCCTGTCCTGCCGTAGAAAGGGTGTCGGGCGAAACGGTTGTACCAGGCGATGCGGGGCTCCTCGTGCTCCGGGGCCATGGCTGCCAGCTGGGAGGAATTAAACTGGGACAAGAACTCCCACAGGCGGTCTACAGGCTGCAGGAAGAGGATGTCTGAGTCAACGTACACAACGGATTCCACGTCCTTTAGGATTAGCTGCAAAGACAAAGATATCACTTAGAATATTAATAATGTGGATGTTCTCCATTGTTGGTGATGATTCTTAGTGTCAATTTGTTCTGCAGTTGCTGTTATGTATTATTAGGTGAACTGctcttaaaaatataaaatattctcTTTCTTCCATATCTTAATCTGTTGATGATAAAGTATAAATTCATACCAAAAGTGAAGTTTGTGACTTGTAAAATATGGGAAATTACGGTGATATTTTTCCAGTTCAGAAATCTCATTTTCCCAGACATTGATTTCCTAATCtgttacattttttctttacaaagaaCTTTGATGCATCTTCTCTTTATGTGTAACTCACAGGTAAGAAGAGCCTCTGAGAGGCGCAGGGTTTGAAGAGTTTCTTCCACTCTGCTGCGTTCTCACTGGGGAAGCTGATGGAGTAGACTGTGTAGTTGAACTTGGAGCAAATGAAACCAGGCCACGACTCCAACTGGAAAACAGATAATTGAATATTGAATTGCATGTACAAATCCACAGAACAGGATATGGTCAACACACAAACTTAAGTACACTTCCAAATATTTCTAACTCACAGCTTCCATGAAACTGGCGTGAAGCTGATCTTCAGCAAAAATGTGCAGGTAGATGTGCTTGATGCTGAAAAGCACAGCAGACTTGATCATGGTGAGAGTCTCCTCCAGCCTGTCCCCGCAGGCCACCACAGCCAGATGCATGGCAGGATCCGGTCTGCTCTGCACGCCGCCACCACCCGCCTCCGCCTGACCCCGCTGACGCATGATGTACCTGAGAGAGAGGATGTAGAGATTTCAGAATGAGTGAGACCTGTGTATAATAATGATGTTGCAGAATGGCGTCAGCCATTCTTTGCTATTAGCATCCAAAGTGCGCACGGTTTGagggtttttgttttccatgaagcaaacacacactgcagttttGTCTTATTTGCAAAAAGATGATGAAAGACATCAATGTCAAGCCACCACAGGATGTTTTAACATCAGCTTTATACCATTTTCATTAATCCTCTAGAGTAGGCCAGCATTTCACTGTACATACTGAGAAACATAATAATGTGACACATGAATCCTTGAATCGGTGAAGCTGCTTGACATCAGCTCAAACTATTATATGTTTACTTCTCAGACTGGGTGGTTAACTCCTAACAGTGTGTTGTTGTCCTACTATGAAGCAGAACTGGAGTCAAGTCAACTTGGGGCATAAAGAAATTCTGATATCAATATAATGGCCAATATTCATGAATACACAAattataaacataaacatatttcATGCAACGAtacctcaaatgtggttatcaaagaCTATCAAACCAAGGTATGTACATTAACATAGGAAGGATATATTGGTTTAACAAGAAACTTTACTATCCAAAAGACAAC contains the following coding sequences:
- the gxylt1b gene encoding glucoside xylosyltransferase 1 → MRRYIRALLLCTVFAVFSGLFVYSKLVYSDVPVGGNGPKRGFSPPRVPGGRRGAADKTGPQSQHWYNRYIMRQRGQAEAGGGGVQSRPDPAMHLAVVACGDRLEETLTMIKSAVLFSIKHIYLHIFAEDQLHASFMEALESWPGFICSKFNYTVYSISFPSENAAEWKKLFKPCASQRLFLPLILKDVESVVYVDSDILFLQPVDRLWEFLSQFNSSQLAAMAPEHEEPRIAWYNRFARHPFYGRTGINSGVMLMNMTRMRSFFFKNDMTSVGLRWEELLMPLLQKYKLNITWGDQDLLNIIFSHNPECLFEFPCRWNYRPDHCIYGSNCASAEEDGIYILHGNRGVYHDRKQPAFRAVYEAIRKYSFGADPVTSLLEPLEEELIKTTYTYCGKTHPLFTKKLAHSLADVNRKAPSGR